TGGACCTTTAGTTCCTGGAATAGCAGAACAAATGGGTGTAAGCGCTTTATGGATTGCTCTTCCAATGCAGCTTGCAACAGCAATTGGGCGTTCTTTATCACCAGTAGCAGGAGTTGTTATTGCAGTAGCAGGTCTTGCAGAAGTAACAGTTGAAGAATTAATAAAACATTCTGTAATTCCTATGGTAGTAGCATTTATAGTGAATGTTATAGCATCATACTTAATTTTATCACTATAATATAATTTAAGAATATAAAGTTTCAATTTAAATAAATTAATGATTGACTAAGGTATTTAAGGAGGAGTTAAAATGAAAAAATATAATTTTGATGAAGGTGTAAACAGAAGAGGAACTGACGCTAAAAAATTTGACCCATCTTTATGTCCAAGCGATGTATTACCATTCTGGATTGCTGATACAGATTTCCCAAGTCCAGATGAAGTAAAAGAAGCTTTAATAAAAAGAGCTGAAATGGGACATTATGGATATCCATATATAGATTCTGCTTTTGAAGAAAGTATTGCAAGATGGTACAAAGTAAGACATAACACAGTATTAAATCCAAAATACATTGATTTCTCTCCATGCGTTATCCCAGCAATGATATGGTGCGTAGAAGAGTTCTCAAGTGTTGGAGATAAAGTTTTATTACAAACTCCAGTATATCCACCATTCCATGATTTAGTAAAAAATAATGGAAGACAATTAGTATACAATGAAATGAATTTAATCAATGGTCGTTATGAAATAGACTTTGAAGACTTAGAGAAAAAATTAAAAGATCCTAAAGTAAAAATTATGTTTGTATGTAACCCTCAAAACCCAACAGGAAGATGTTTTACAAGAGAAGAACTTGTAAAAATCGGAGAGTTATGTCTAGCTAACGATGTAATGATTGGAGTAGATGAAATTCACGCGGATATCGTATTTGATGGATTAGAATTCATTCCATTCTGCTCAATCTCTGAAGAATTCGCTATGAACTCTGTAACATTCATCAACCCAGCAAAAACATTCAATGTTGCAGGATTCAGAACAGCTGCATGGTTCACTCATAGCAAAAAAATCTATGACAGAATGATAAATCAACAAACTTATGCAAAAGGAATGGGAAGAAACATATTTGGTAACGAAGCTTTAATGGCTTGCTATAACCATGGAGATTCTTATGCAGATCAATGTGTTGCTTACTTAAATGAAACAAGAGATGAAGTTGTAGATTATATAAATAAAAATATCCCAGGAGTACATGCTATAAAACCTGAAGCAACATTTATGACATGGCTTGACTGTAGAGAATTAGGATTTAAAACTCAACAAGAATTAAAAGACTTCATGTTCAAAGAAGCTAAAATACTTTTAAATGATGGAACAACTTTCGGAGCAAAAGAAGGATTTGGATTCATGAGATTTAACTTCGCTTCTCCTAGACATATTGTTATGGAAGG
This genomic window from Fusobacterium perfoetens contains:
- a CDS encoding MalY/PatB family protein gives rise to the protein MKKYNFDEGVNRRGTDAKKFDPSLCPSDVLPFWIADTDFPSPDEVKEALIKRAEMGHYGYPYIDSAFEESIARWYKVRHNTVLNPKYIDFSPCVIPAMIWCVEEFSSVGDKVLLQTPVYPPFHDLVKNNGRQLVYNEMNLINGRYEIDFEDLEKKLKDPKVKIMFVCNPQNPTGRCFTREELVKIGELCLANDVMIGVDEIHADIVFDGLEFIPFCSISEEFAMNSVTFINPAKTFNVAGFRTAAWFTHSKKIYDRMINQQTYAKGMGRNIFGNEALMACYNHGDSYADQCVAYLNETRDEVVDYINKNIPGVHAIKPEATFMTWLDCRELGFKTQQELKDFMFKEAKILLNDGTTFGAKEGFGFMRFNFASPRHIVMEGVHRLEKAVKELKKD